One genomic window of Micromonospora sp. WMMD1128 includes the following:
- a CDS encoding Uma2 family endonuclease: MTAAVFDHDGPWTEEEYLSLGETQQRVELFDWSLYVTPGPTPLHQNISGELRAIFRAPVRKAGLRVLEAVNVRLRPGRIPIPDLVITDDIDLRIPVIEASDVRLVCEVISPSHAATDKVLKMHYYAAAQIEWYLLVEQDTLTMRLYRRQDTHYVEHSVAKRGDTLNLHQPVRVTIRPEDLLG; the protein is encoded by the coding sequence ATGACGGCGGCGGTGTTCGACCACGACGGCCCGTGGACCGAAGAGGAATACCTCTCTCTCGGGGAGACGCAGCAACGCGTCGAACTCTTCGACTGGAGCCTCTACGTGACCCCTGGTCCCACCCCGCTGCATCAGAACATCTCCGGTGAACTTCGCGCGATCTTCCGCGCGCCGGTGCGAAAGGCCGGCCTGCGGGTGCTCGAAGCCGTGAACGTACGACTGCGGCCTGGACGCATCCCCATCCCCGACCTGGTCATCACCGACGACATCGACCTGCGCATACCGGTGATCGAGGCCAGCGACGTCCGTCTGGTCTGCGAGGTCATCTCACCTAGCCACGCGGCGACCGACAAGGTGCTCAAGATGCACTACTACGCCGCAGCGCAGATCGAGTGGTACCTGCTGGTCGAACAGGACACGTTGACCATGCGCCTCTACCGGCGGCAGGACACGCACTACGTCGAGCATTCCGTTGCGAAGCGGGGCGACACACTGAACCTGCACCAACCCGTACGCGTCACTATCCGGCCGGAGGATCTGCTCGGTTGA
- a CDS encoding ABC transporter ATP-binding protein produces the protein MSRSETALSGEPDRPEVPEQRTADAPYLQVTDLRVRFDTEDGVVRAVDGVSFAVQRGRTLGIVGESGSGKSVTSLAILGLHNSTRATITGEISVGGRQLVGLPEEEVRRLRGRDMAMIFQDPLSALHPYFTVGRQIAEAYRVHHPKAGRREARTRAVDMLGRVGIPQPERRYEQYPHEFSGGMRQRAMIAMALVNDPDLLIADEPTTALDVTVQAQILDLLADLQAEFRSAIILITHDLGVVSQVADDVLVMYGGRAVERGSVAQVLRAPQHPYTWGLLSSVPSLHGDADADLVPIPGNPPSLINLPPGCAFHPRCRYADVNGDRSRTAVPRLRDAGQPGHLVACHLSAADRQRIHRDEIAQGGVVR, from the coding sequence ATGAGCAGGTCGGAGACGGCGCTGTCCGGGGAGCCGGACCGCCCCGAGGTGCCGGAGCAACGCACCGCCGACGCGCCGTATCTCCAGGTCACGGACCTGCGGGTGCGGTTCGACACCGAGGACGGTGTGGTCCGGGCCGTGGACGGGGTGTCGTTCGCCGTCCAGCGGGGTCGCACGCTTGGCATCGTGGGCGAGTCCGGCTCCGGCAAGAGCGTGACGTCGTTGGCGATCCTCGGGCTGCACAACTCCACGCGCGCCACCATCACCGGGGAGATCTCCGTCGGCGGGCGTCAGCTTGTCGGCCTGCCCGAGGAGGAGGTACGGCGGCTGCGGGGCCGGGACATGGCGATGATCTTCCAGGATCCGCTGTCGGCGTTGCACCCCTACTTCACGGTGGGCAGGCAGATCGCCGAGGCGTACCGGGTGCACCACCCGAAGGCCGGCCGACGGGAGGCCCGGACGCGGGCGGTGGACATGCTGGGCCGGGTGGGCATCCCGCAGCCCGAGCGGCGGTACGAGCAGTATCCGCACGAGTTCTCCGGCGGCATGCGGCAGCGCGCGATGATCGCGATGGCCCTGGTCAACGACCCGGACCTGCTGATCGCCGACGAGCCGACCACGGCGTTGGACGTGACCGTGCAGGCGCAGATCCTGGACCTCCTCGCCGACCTCCAGGCGGAGTTCCGCTCGGCGATCATCCTGATCACCCACGACCTGGGCGTGGTGTCGCAGGTCGCCGACGACGTGCTTGTCATGTACGGGGGACGGGCGGTGGAGCGGGGCAGCGTGGCGCAGGTGCTGCGGGCGCCGCAGCATCCGTACACCTGGGGGTTGCTGTCGAGCGTGCCGTCGTTGCACGGCGACGCGGACGCGGACCTGGTGCCCATCCCGGGCAACCCGCCCAGCCTGATCAACCTGCCGCCGGGGTGCGCGTTCCACCCGCGGTGCCGGTACGCCGACGTCAACGGCGACCGGTCCCGCACCGCGGTCCCGCGGTTGCGCGACGCCGGCCAGCCGGGGCATCTGGTGGCCTGTCACCTGTCCGCGGCGGACCGGCAGCGGATCCACCGCGACGAGATCGCCCAGGGGGGAGTGGTCCGATGA